Below is a genomic region from Falco biarmicus isolate bFalBia1 unplaced genomic scaffold, bFalBia1.pri scaffold_222, whole genome shotgun sequence.
gattttttttaatttatttttttgttcactgttgcgagtatatgggaaaaaatagtcaaaataatgatcaaacacaaagctgcttgcttgtttgggtaCCGTGGGCACACCATGGACCGTTTTTTACCATGTCAGTGCTTATTGCTGATTGTTTCAGTTGGTAAAGAAGCTGACCTTCCATAAGGCTTTCCTTGTAAGTCAGCTTCAAAATGGAATTGCTGTAGTTTCTCCCAGAGGTAGATCCAACTGaggtttaaaactgtttttaatcgTATTCAGCTTAAACCccatgcatttctgaatctggttttgaacactgacatccttctggagtaaacagaagctgcttgttCTGCCTGTGGTCAGCAGTTGTTTTAGACTTACAGAAGGCTTGCTGAAAAATTGTTGGGTCTGCCATAGATAAGTGGCGTGCTGATTCACCAGTATTGCTTCTGGTCACTGAATCCGTAATGTGTAGGCAATGCTCAGTATACTAAGAAAATGTATACTAACCATAGTAAAAGTTTGCGATGCTTTGATCTGATGAGACAACAAACTCCTTTTTCAACAAAATGGCTGTAATATgaagatgggtttttttaattttattatagaagTGTGCACACTGGTGTGTGTTTCCCTATACAAACTTACAAATAACTGATAAATCactcaaagttttttttctgtatcttgtacAGCTGATACCATGCACAATGGAATGAAgttagaattctttaaaaagttgaaaagtacagtaaaaatatgaactctgaaaacgtttaacattttttatggtttgagTTGTCTCTGCAAGTCCATCATTGGAATATCTACTTTTatatcagtgcttttgtttctcaaatactCCGTTAAATCCCAGATgttctttgaaacaagaagaagaaaagaggctcagagtagaagtgctgtgtgagaaaaggagagaagacctCCGAAGGAAAGAAGATCAATATTGtaaagagatggaggagaaacagaaacttgagtTACAGTCTAGGAATTTAGAAATGGAACTAAGAACACTGAGAACGCTCTTGAAACAGgtatattaaataatgaattaaactctttgtcttattttctgcttcttttcaattgTATTCCGGTATGCCTAGAGAAGGAGGCGCTTTGTTCACGGAAGAGGCGCTGGATAACAATTGTCAAATTTTGAGAACAGTAGAGTACAGTTGGTTCACAAttgggttgttctttttttttttgctttgcagtttattattccttttttcctttttcaaaatttaggtttcatttgtatttcaggcaaagcctgacctttttttgaattactacaaaacatcctgtattttgccttcttaaattttcctaagaaaatttaaatttatttatttataggtggATTATCATAACGGTGGggaatcaaaaatgttttcaagtatgcaagggagaatgggaagatgtattgctagctctgttttttcttaagatgcaagcagttttattgtattactGTAGGCTGAAGAGGAACGTGatgaaacacagagacagctctCTCAGGAAAAGAGGGCCAGAGCCcttcaagaaggaattttgaacaACCACCTTGGGAGACAAACGGAACtagaagaagagacaagaagatctataggaaaaaaatcagaggtaagcagattttttttctaataaatcaaatttcaccatgtttgttttaaagtcataataaatcttacatagctttttctgtttcttgatggtttatttactgtttaccCGTGTAACTTACCTGGGTAAatacctttcttgttttctcttatgtctaaaagttctggaaagcagcatcactcctgTATGTACCTGAATTACTTGTGCAAGTAGGAAACTAATAGAAGACACTATTTACCCCGTTTCTTAACctatctgttattttccatttcatagacATTTTGTCATCGCTTTTTAGGCTTTCTAGCAGTGAAACACCTAGCTACCTATGGCAAGGTTGACCAGGAAGAAAGTTGTTTgacagtgtttgtgtttccattgctttttttttttaaattagttattCCCTTATTGAACTTACTTCAAGTATGCCTTTCTTTGCCACCTCCACATAACTAAAATTTTATGATCGACTATCAGCAATGAATTCAACTCTCTGTAAGAGTCAGAgtaactggaggagaaaaagcaatcataaacactgtattaaaaaagatcttgaaaagagTTTACTGAATTTCCTAAAGAATGTGCAGTGCCTTGAAGCCTTTTTgttcttggctgtgctgcccaatAAATGTAGGGTGAATGTGTTTAAGTGGAAAAGAGTTATACAtacaataaagaagaaatatacaGGACTATTGCATTCCGGGGGTGATTGAGTCTTATAGCTAActttcagtaatacaaaaggATAAGTGTTCAGAAGACATTTGAGAAGGAAATTACCCTTTCTAGCCTTGTTTTTACCAGATCTGTAGCACAACTAATTCAACCTTAAAGGCAGTATTATAAAGGCATGCACATACAAGAAAgcgctgtcattttaaaagctttggttgctggtttaaggggggaaaaaaacgaAACTGTGTATTTGGGATGTTCATTTAGGTTTTAAGGATATGTTGCACTTCCGTTGTGTACGTACATTGTACATGTGCATGGGTTCACAGAGTAGCTTATTGCCTGAAACTTCATCTTTGAAGTCATGCTTCAGtactagaaatgttaaaatgcagtttattgctgcaggttttttgtagaTTCATTTCCCAATTGgctctttattcattttccctgtcattcaGGAATCCAGCACTGATAGAGAACAGGATCTGTTGTACAAGAATCAGTTACTACAAGATGAGATTGCTGTGCTAACGCTAGAACTCACTCAAGTAAGACTTAGGCACCAGGAggaataaggaaaatatttaaaggaaaatgagaccttgaaagaaaaaaatgaagctctcaAAAAGGAACTTAAACTGAACAAGGAAGcattaagacaaatgttttttcagttcaacgCGGAGCTGGACTTAGTAAAGACAgaatctgcagtgctgacttCCAAACTTgagcagacaaacaaaagcaaagacagactaGAGACAGAAATTGAATCATTTCGTTCCTCCCTGAACGCTGCAGTTCAAGAACTTGAACTTCATTTGTCATcaaaaagcaatgctgaacGAAGATTTCCCAGAGAACGTGATGAATGCCTTTGCTTGCAAGTCGAGCTCCATCGTGACCTCTCTGACGTGCAAGAAACCAACAAGagcttgtctctgcagctgtgtaaagctaaaagcaaagctaacaGGCTAGAAAATGAGCTTCACCAGTTGAAGCAAATgctcagagaaaaagctttgcttttagaaatgacaaaaaagaattaagtcaaGGCCAGTGTCGGGCACAGGAATGTGATCATGCTCGACAACTTGAGAAAGATCCAGTAAGCGAAcctgtaataaaacaggagtCCTTGCAGGAGCGATTGGCCCAGCTCCAGAGTGAAAACCTTTTTACTCCATCAGCaatgggaagagatgcagaacaagaggatcatgaaagaaaaaatagtggaTTATGGGCAGGACcgttttaatgacattttcaacaaacttagagctgatacagaaaagcaagtttatctAATAGAAGAGTGAAACAAGGATTTAAATGCCAAGTGTACTGATTTAAGGGAACAAGTCTTTAAATATGAGACTGACGTAGTAGAAAGACAGGTAAAGTATATGCgtagaaagaacaatttaaagtttGTCCATTCTTGAAATCAGTTTGTTCCTACAATGTATCCGGTGCAAGTTACATGTATGGGACCAAAGAATACtgatttgttctggtttgttatGTTTCCCTCGGAATTGCGGAAAGTTTTGGCAACGGGGATATTAGTCCTCAGAtctaagcagagaacagaaaaaaggtatccAAGTCTAAGCTTTGATCAAGAAAGGTGATTCTTCTCTAgaacttttttccatctattttcctTAGTCCATGTTATGCCCTATAGAATAGTCTTAAGTATTGGATGGTTTTGATGTAAGTATTGCACTGATGACATGAATGAGAGTGGTATAAAAGGAGGAACCATCCAATACACGAGGGCTGAGAAATGAAGATACAGAGAAGTGAAGCGGTTGGGGATAGATTTATATGAAGCTtctatagaggggaaaaaataggttCTCTGTAAGCTGCTATCAAGATTGAAGAGTATTAGTAATGTCCAGCTgttgatttctgtatgtgttttgaggGTTCTGAGGGGCCTGCCTGTTCCTCAAAGTTCATGTCAGACGGTGACCttaagctttctcttttatgaTGTGTAGCCACACTCCAGCAGTACTGTCAATCATTGTGAACTGTGACTTGCTTTGTATTCTTACTACCAAAATAATGGGTTCCTTTTGAAGATCAtgtgagagagtgtgtgtgtgtatatgtatatagctatatatatatatgagctatccagatttttgtaaacctaatctatcagtatttctaaaacgAGCTGAGTAAGAAGACTACAAGAGGATGTGATTCAACATACCCTTAAAGTGTATCTCAAAGgagctttcagatatttgtattcatttaattgtatttgtatagtgaagaaacagaacaaagaacaaTCTAACACAAAGTCCTGCCTTCAGTCACCGGAGTAGTATTTGCAGTCAAACTGTGGCTCTTGGAtcacaacagatttctttgggttttgttaggaaaaaataccCGATTGCAGTGTGTTCCTGTGTATTGTTCAAGGAAGAACAATACCTGAGCCTTTTTTATGTGttaggaaacagaaatcctcgtgaacagctgctgatagtcaaaggtgctcagctgagaaagatgatGAGAGGTCATCATCTGTGCAGATGCCTGCTGTGGCAGGCAAAATTTCATACTTTTGGGTTCAATCTAGACAGGTCTAATTGTATaacaaaataagttaaaggCGTATTTCATGTTCTTAGAACTTTCTTCATGCTCATTTAACTGTTTCGTTAGGGCATGTTTggacaactgcagcaggagcttgctgatgcacttaaaaagcaatctatGCCAGAAGCTTCACTTGAAGTTACTACACGCTACCACAGTGACCTGGAGAGAGACAAGCTGCGCTTGCaaaaggagttggaaaaaaagttgaaaactaAGGTACTTAATGTCTGTAACTATATGAATAAATCTGAGTGTAGCTGTTGAAAGTAGGAGCGAATGTTGTCCTTTTGCACCAccttttgcagtgttcttacGAAAACTGAAGTATAGAGGGAACCAgaggagctttgcaggaaagctgtagggtgattctgtgtgtgtgtgcatgtcatCTTATCCCCCAAAGTTGTAACCTCATACTGTCGCTTCTAGAgtattccttcttcccaccagctccagctgctgttcttggttATGATTCCTAAGGTGTGTTTTACACTCCACATCAACCTTGGCCATAGGTCTTGGATGGGTGGAGGAGAGCTTAGGCCTGTTTCTGTGTAAGTTACTGCATTCTCCTGCGCTCTTGTCTTTTCCGGCcaccttactttttcttctgccactgttgctttcacagacgcagaagcagaacatgctGGCTCTGACATCCAAGGACTTGCACAGCACGTGGGAGGAGCACTTGAAGTCAAGATCCCACCCTGAAGAGCGCGTTGCTCAGCTGGACGAGGAGAAGGCTGAACTGTTGCAACAGGTGAGCCCAGAAAATTCTCCAGGCACCGAGCCAATACCCAGGAGAACCACATGCACCTTCTGGTCAGGTTCTTACatatcattgttttctgttatccCTGCCATTCAGGCTGCGAGTACCTTATCGTTTGGGGGTCatggaggaagcaaataaaagctagatGGGTGTCTTTGTGTAAGTTCTGGAGTGGCTCTGTTGGGAAGAGTTCCCAGTGTGGTTTGCTATCAGTTGAGCACATCGAGCAAGGCCACAGTTCCCAGTTCTTCCTTGGATTTTGTGTGGTCATCTTCTGACCCCTTGGTTTCTGGGCAGGTTTAAAATGCGTGATGTTTCCAGTGCGtgtgtggaggagctgctgtatgttttcagcGTAGCGGGAGCTTAAAAGCCTTGCAGGAAAACATACTGAAGGAATGCTGGGTAAATGAACGAGTGCTTGGGAAACAAGCAGCGCCTGCCAGTTGCCAAGGGAcagccttccccttttctccttttctgtagagggaaaatggaagtaCAAAGTCAAAACAGCTGCCGGCTCTCCTCTGGTGTGGCTGAGAAAAcaccaagaggaggaaaaccagcatgtggCTAAGTAAATGCCCACACAGAAGAGGTGGAGGTAATGGCTGAGGGgaataaaatgttgaagaacTCCAAAAGATCAGATTCCTCCacaagcccctgcctgctggttgCTGGAAGATCCCATGAAAGCTTTGGATGAATCCGTGTTCTCCCATGAAGTGCATACCTACGTAATCCCTACTATGAGCAGAGGCACTGCCAAAAGTGTTCTCcagcatcttttccacctgttaTGTCTAGAAGAGGATGGCCTTTGCTTCAGCGAGGgcatctgtttctgtagttaCATATTGGTCTGTTTGATGTGAAACCTGAAGGGATGGAATATCCTCAGGAATTCCGTCCCATGGCATTCTGTGGGACGTGGCTAACAGATAGAGAcgtccagcagcttctctgtggagaGCGCTAGATGCACAGACTGTACGTAGGTATTTTTCccgtgctctgtgtgtgtgatacatctttcttttctcttttgaaagtgtGAGAGTGAATGAAAGGAAGTGAAGAAGCTGGTAGAGTTGAAACGCCCAGCTGAACTATGTCTgaaccaagaaaagaaaataaacctccgctgcagaaagactgtaagAGGTACGGCTTTTTAGCGTGGTGAAGAGGTATCCCTGCGTAGaagtcatgttttattaaactttagtgtaaaaataggTGTACCTAACTGTGAGCAGATGCCAGCCTCGTGTTAGTTCTTGCAAGGTACTTCTGTACACCAGCCCCTAGTTTTCAATAGCTGCCAAAACAACTGCAGAGGCAGGTTGCCCTGCAGTTctcctgggaagaagggagtctttcattcctcttttcaggTGAAATCTGGACTCTCCAAGTGTATGTGGCACAGgaatactgttttttcctggtGATTCCTGGTGTGTCAAGTACATTAAAGATAAAGCAAGCGGTGTCTGTGCTGTTTACATGAGAGTATGTGAAAAAGtccagttttgttcctttgcttcattgttttcatgaCTAGTTTGCAGTGCAGGTtgaagaggctgctgagcagagctacGAAGGAACTAAGGGTGTatgaggagagagggggacTGTCCCAGCTTaatttgcagggagaagtgAAGAACAGGTATTCTGAAATGGTCAATGAAATCGGCAGATTAAGAACAAAGGtgagctttattttgtttaggttattgtggtggtttttcttttgtaacctttgttctttctttatacttcttttcatgTTGTTGATTTTGACTActtttttcttggctgtatttctgaaattatttggctgGTTTTTGATGTTCCTTCTATGGTCACAGT
It encodes:
- the LOC130143324 gene encoding ankyrin repeat domain-containing protein 26-like — protein: MEVTDGPGLTHSSDPTSEDVRLEASTYKETMLLLEELGVVHMGSATLLKMQNILLEYERRIERQKNQYKALSREVRKLEDEREESQFRAEKTQDLKSVLAHQEAEWKRDIQSLKCSLKQEEEKRLRVEVLCEKRREDLRRKEDQYCKEMEEKQKLELQSRNLEMELRTLRTLLKQESSTDREQDLLYKNQLLQDEIAVLTLELTQFKNLNFICHQKAMLNEDFPENVMNAFACKSSSIVTSLTCKKPTRACLCSCVKLKAKLTG